From the Choloepus didactylus isolate mChoDid1 chromosome 20, mChoDid1.pri, whole genome shotgun sequence genome, one window contains:
- the GDF7 gene encoding growth/differentiation factor 7, whose translation MDLSAAAALCLWLLSACHPRDGLEAAAVLRAAGAGPAGGPRGGGGGGRTLAPAAGSSAAPAAPAPGARATARRASGPGFRNGSLVPHQFMMSLYRSLSGGPPAGTAAASGPGSGRDGRADTITGFADQATPDDSAAETGQRFLFDVSSLPDVDEVVGAELRVLCRGSPEPGTGSATAWPPRLLLLSTCPGAARAPRLLHSRAAEPLAGARWEVFDVADSVRRHRREPRASRALCLWLRAVGGPARSPLALRLLGFGPPAGGGAAAEERALLVVASRTQRKENLFREIRAQARALGEALAALPPPDPGPGPGSPRGVGGGRRRRRTALAGARAPQGSGGGVGRGHGRRGRSRCSRKSLHVDFKELGWDDWIIAPLDYEAYHCEGVCDFPLRSHLEPTNHAIIQTLLNSMAPDAAPASCCVPARLSPISILYIDAANNVVYKQYEDMVVEACGCR comes from the exons ATGGACCTGAGCGCCGCCGCCGCGCTGTGCCTCTGGCTGCTGAGCGCCTGCCACCCCCGTGACGGGCTCGAAGCGGCCGCCGTGCTGCGAGCGGCGGGGGCAGGACCGGCCGGGGGCCcgcggggcggcggcggcggcgggcggacCCTCGCCCCGGCTGCGGGCTCCTCCGCTGCCCCTGCCGCCCCGGCTCCCGGTGCCCGCGCTACTGCGCGCCGCGCCTCCGGCCCCGGCTTCAGGAACGGCTCGCTGGTGCCGCACCAGTTCATGATGTCGCTTTACCGGAGCCTGTCCGGGGGGCCTCCGGCCGGGACAGCCGCCGCCTCCGGTCCGGGCTCCGGCCGCGACGGCCGCGCGGACACAATCACCGGCTTCGCGGACCAGGCGACCCCAG ACGACTCGGCAGCCGAGACTGGCCAGCGCTTCCTGTTCGACGTGTCCAGCCTTCCCGACGTCGACGAGGTGGTGGGCGCCGAGCTGCGAGTGCTGTGCCGCGGGTCCCCGGAGCCCGGGACGGGCAGTGCGACCGCCTGGCCGCCgcggctgctgctgctgtccACGTGCCCCGGCGCCGCCCGCGCGCCGCGCCTGCTGCACTCCCGGGCCGCGGAGCCCCTGGCCGGCGCGCGCTGGGAGGTGTTCGACGTGGCAGACTCCGTGCGGCGCCACCGCCGGGAGCCGCGGGCCAGCCGCGCGCTCTGCCTCTGGCTGCGCGCGGTGGGCGGTCCGGCGCGGAGCCCGCTGGCCTTGCGGCTGCTGGGCTTCGGGCCGCCGGCCGGGGGTGGCGCCGCGGCGGAGGAGCGCGCGCTGCTCGTCGTCGCCTCCCGCACGCAGAGGAAGGAGAACCTGTTCCGCGAGATCCGCGCCCAGGCCCGCGCGCTCGGGGAGGCGCTGGCGGCCCTGCCGCCGCCGGATCCGGGCCCTGGCCCCGGGTCGCCGCGAGGCGTTGGCGGCGGCCGCAGGCGGCGGCGGACGGCGCTGGCCGGGGCACGGGCGCCGCAGGGCAGCGGTGGGGGCGTGGGCCGGGGACACGGGCGCCGGGGCCGGAGCCGCTGCAGTCGCAAGTCGCTGCACGTGGACTTCAAGGAGCTGGGCTGGGACGACTGGATCATCGCGCCGCTGGACTACGAAGCGTACCACTGCGAGGGCGTGTGCGACTTTCCGCTGCGCTCGCACCTCGAGCCCACAAACCACGCCATCATTCAGACGCTACTCAACTCCATGGCGCCGGACGCGGCGCCGGCCTCCTGCTGCGTGCCCGCGCGCCTCAGCCCCATCAGCATCCTCTACATCGACGCCGCCAACAACGTGGTCTACAAGCAGTACGAGGACATGGTGGTGGAGGCCTGCGGCTGCAGGTAG